GCCTCGTCAAACTCGTGCGACGACACGCCCAAGTCGGCCAGAATCCCGTCTGCCTCGTCGTACCCGCAGTACCTCAAGAAATTCCGCAGATACCTGAAATTATGATTCACGAAAATAAACCGACTATCATCCGGCACGTTAGCCAGCGCGTCGGAATCCTGATCGAAACCGATCAGGCAACCATCCTTCAATCGTTTTAATATCTCTCTCGAATGACCACCGCCCCCGAAAGTCAAATCAAGATACACCCCATCCGGATCAATATTCAACCCCGAAACGGACTCTTCCAACAATACCGGCACGTGATACATGGTTACACAAATTTAAAGTTAAAAAATAAAAACATAAACATCTCGTCGATAGGCAATTAATCCATCAGCCCTACAAACCGATTTGCGACGTCAAAAGTACAAATTCATCCGTATTCATCGTACTCTCTTCATACTTTATTTTACCCCAAATCTCGATTTTCGAATCCTGCCCTACCATCACGATCTCATCTCCTTCGATACCGATACTATCCAGCATCTTACGCGGAATCAACACGCGCCCGTTCCCGTCCAGTTCCACCTCCTGCGCCCCCCGGAAAAACTCCCGAAAAAAACGCACCTGTTCCCGGTTAAACTGGCTCAACTTCTCCCTCAATCCCGCGATCAACTTCAACCACTCATCCTTCGGGTAAACGTCAATACATTCATCGAAAATATTCCGCCGCATCACAAACGACACCTCTCCCGCCGCCTGCATTTCCTTCCGGAAAACAGCCGGAACAACAGCTCGTCCCTTGCTATCTAGCTTGCATGTATAATCTCCAATAAATGACAACATATTACTTCCCTAATTTGTGATGTAAAGTTATAAAATTATTTCCCACTTTAAACCACTTTCCCCCACTTTTTTATAACAAAAACAACAATACACTAAAAACCATGTATATAGATCACCATATTATATTCAACAAAACGAAAAGTATAAATTATAACAATTATACATTCATCAAGTGTGAGAATATAATATCACCACACATCATCAAATGAAGAAAGGATGAATACCTAAGATAATCACCAGATAATTATAGAGTAAAAACCTATTAACTTCGATACAAACACACTCATGAACGTCTTTGATACGTCTTTGTAACGAAGTTGATACGTCTTTAACCCCTAAGTACATCGAATATGCAACGGGTAAACACCGTGTATTATCCTGAAAAAAGTTTACAATAAACCCGTGTCAGAACCACGAAATTCTTACTCCACAATATTCACCACTGGAACACTAATTTCATCTTCTATCCCGATCATTGCATTCACAAGAAACACCCTCCGGAAATAGCGAATATCCTCCACCCGAATCGGACACGCCTGAATCCTCCCCTCGTCCAACAAACTCTGCCGCCTAGTCCCCTCAAGCAAACAAGTCTCCGGCGTGTAAAGGCCGCCACCCGCATCCTCGAACACCACGTTCGTAAAAGAGGTATCGGTCACCCACCCATCCCGCACGATCAACACGTCATCACACTCTCCCCGCTTTTCCAGCAAACGGGCAAACACCGACCGATCCGTCGATTTGTAGCGGTAATCCACACCATCCCCGTTCACCAGTCGTAAACTCCTGATCCGCCTCATCACGTAAGGCTGAAAACTCACCTCCCGGACCTCCGAATCATACACCACCCGGCACTTCACCAACCCGGAACACATCGTGGCCGGAATAACCATCCGCCCGACCTCCCACGCGAGAGGCTTCCCGAAAAAGGCCTCCGCCGTCACCCTAGCCCTTCGCTCGTGGGCTTCCAGATTATAAAACTGCCCGTCCAGCACCTTGATCGTCTCGATAAAACGCTCCATAACAAATTATTTAAATCACTTATCAAACGGAAGATACACCTTTGCCAGCACCTCCTCGTACTCCGCCCGGCACTCACTGTTAATCGTGATTCCCCCGCCACTACGGAAATAATACCGCCCGTCACGCACCTCTATATAGCGAATCATCACCGCCGAATCCAACCTCTTCCCGTCAAAATACCCGAAGACACCCGTGTAAAACCCTCTCCGTTCACCCTCTGCCCGGGCAATAATACGTAACGTCGAAGGTTTCGGCGCACCCGAAATAGACCCGGCAGGCAACATCCCGAAAACCACCTCCCCCAAACGGGAATAATAATCCCCCGTCAACCGTCCCGTCACCTCCGAACTCACTTGGAGAATCTCCCCCCGGCTCACCCGCAAACGATCGATATACCGGAAACGCCGCACGTCCACCCGTTCCGCCACCCGGTTAAGATCATTCCGGATCAAATCCACGATCGTGTTATGCTCCGAACGCTCCTTGTAATCCTCCAGAATCACCCGCCCCGCATCAGGCACCGAGGCATCAATCGTTCCCTTCATCGGGTAAGAAGAAATCACCCCCTCATCCACCCGCACGAAAATCTCCGGCGAGAAACAGACAAATCGCCCCGGAACCAACAAACGGTAAGGCGACCAGGCCCGGTGGAAAATCTCTTCCAACGTCCAGTCAGTCTCCAACCCCGTCGCCACCGTCAGGTTCAACAAAAAAGAATCGCCACGAGCCAATCCCTCCCGCACCACGGCAAACTTCTCCCGGTAAACCTCGAATGCCACCGGATTCGGAGAAAACACTTTTTCCGACACCTCCCCCGGCATCCCTTCCCCCACCGGGGAATTAGTGACACCTCCGGCCTCGAAAAGAATCTCTTGCTGTCCCAGCGGATCGGACACGAAAAAGCCTTCCGACAACTCGAAATCAACACCGAACAAAAACGGTTCCCGCCGGGCTCCCGCCTCATTCATGCACGCCCGGACCTCGTTAGCAGTAATCATATTCATAACCCAAAAAACGGTCAGTACCCCCGACCCCTCACGTAAAAGAAATGTTTTAAAAACAAAGGTTGCTCCTCACCCGGAGCATTATAAAAACTCTCCAAAAAACGATTGAACGGTTGCCGTCCCTCCGCGGCATAACGCACCGCATCGTCGGTAATATCCTCGAAAGTAATCGTCACGTCACGCCGAGGCACGAAAAACAGCAAGTTCGCCAGCACATAAAATATCCCTTTCAGATAAGTCCACGCAAAATTCGGTGAACGCCCCGTCTTGGCTCTTGACCACATGCTCCCCCACAAACCCCGAATACGCATACCCACGACACGCGTACCCTCCGGCAACTGGTGACACACCTGCCAAGCCCCCTGTTTGTTCCCCACACGCTCCAACCCGCCATTCGTCAACTGCCCGGCCGGGTAAAGCAACACGTTATGCCCCGCCACCAAAGCATCAATCACCACCCGGTTCAACCCCGCCACGATCTCCACCCCCCGGCGGCTCTTCTCCAAATCCGGTACCCGCACCGCGTTCATCAAGTGCAATACCTGAGCCACCAACGGGATCTTAAAATACCCTTCCGTCACCAACGGCGACACATCCACGTAACGCAACAACTGAGAACAAACAATCTGCGGATCGACCGACGCCTGATGATTAGGCAAAAACAACGTTGCCCGCCGCTCGGCCAGTAACCCCGCCCCCTCAAGGCGCACCCGGTAACGGGCGCTCAAAACACCCCGGTAAAAGGCCGCCACTACCTTTTTATAACCCATATCTAATTCTTTAGTCTAAACTTCTTAAACCTTACCCTCACCTCCTCCACGCACGAGAACAAAATAATCGTGATCGCGAACGTCAGCACGGCAAGAAAAATAAACACGTACTTCGTGTCGAAAAACATCGTCATTCCCCCGAAACACCCCGATGCCATCAACATGAACAGAAAAGTGATCAGGTTCGAGTAAGCCAGCATATCCCCCAGCTCCCGCCCCTTCACGTTCGCTTGAATCCAAGCGTCCAGCGGCACCTTGAACATCCCACTGAAAAACGCGGCGAGGAACACGAGTACACCGAACGTCACCCCGTGAGCGTCAAAAACGAATATCGCCAGCAACGTCAATCCCGTTGTGATCCCTCCATACGGCACCAATCCCAACTCCACGTCCCGACGGGACAACACCCCGGCAAGATAACATCCCGCCCCGATTCCCACGGCAGCCAACGACATCACGATACCCGTCTCCGAATCGTTCATCCCCAAATCCGAACGGCAGTACACGATAAGCACCATTTGGATCATCGAACCGATAAACCAAAACGTGGCCAGTCCCACAACCACCAGATTCAACCCCTTGAACGCCAACGCCCGCACGAACATATCTTTCACAAACTTCACGGGATTCAACGTCTCGTGGCTCTCCTTCATCGGTTCGCTCTCGTTCGCTCGAATCGTCAGACTCGACAACCAACCGAACAACGCCACCCCGAACAGGATCACGCACAGCACCGGGATCGTCACGCTCTCCGACAAAAAGGCCGCCATCAACGTCCCTGTCAGAATACCCACGAAAGCGAACATCTCCATAGCCCCGGAACCGTAAGAAATCCCCTCTTCACCCCCGATGTCACGAATCAGCCCGTACTTCGAAGGAGAAAACAGCGCACTCTGCAATCCCATCAACAAAATGGATGACAACACCAGTCCCGTCGAGTGCGTCAGGAACCCGGCCGCAGCTACGACCATAATCAGCATCTCGGCAAACTTCGCCCAAACCACAATCTTTCGCTTTTTATATATCTTCGCCAATCGTCCCGCCAACGGGGAAAACAGCAAATACGGTATCACCAATGCCGCCGATGCCAGCGTCACCACCATCGACTCGTTCTCCTTCCCCACCCAAGCAATGCAAATAAAACACGCCAGCGTCTTCAGGAAATTATCATTCAAAACTCCCAGATAATTCGTGAAAAACAGGGAAAACCAATTCTTTCTCTTCGCCATAATCACAACTTATATGATAAAACACAACAGCCAAAAGTAGTTTATTTTCCCCCGAATTCCTACTTTCGCGGGAGAAAACAGGTCATCCACCTCACAAAGAAAGCCACGGCATGGAGAATTCAAAAATAAAAAATATACTTGTCATTGATAATCATGACTCGTTCGTCTATAACCTCGTCCAAATCCTCCGGGAAAACGAACACTGCCAATTCGACATCGTTTATAACGACCAAATCGACTTTTCCTCGCTCAGCCGCTACGACAAGATCCTATTATCTCCCGGACCGGGAATTCCAGCCGAGGCCGGAGAACTTCTCGCACTCATCGAGCATTGTAAAAACACTCACGACATCCTCGGTGTATGCCTCGGCCACCAAGCCATCGCCGAATCCTTCGGTGCCAGCTTGCAACAACTGCCTCTCCCCAAACACGGCCACGAAAGTCCCCTCACAATCGTCGATCCCACCGACATTCTCTACCACGGCCTCACCTATCCCGTGCAAGTAGGACGGTACCACTCATGGATCGTGAACCCTCACACGCTCCCCTCATGCCTCCGCATCAGCGCCCTCGACGAAGAAGGTCACATCATGTCCTTCTACCACACAACCCTCCCCATCCGAGGCGTTCAATATCACCCCGAATCCATCATCACCCGCCAAGGCTGCCAAATGATTAATAACTGGATAAACGAAGAAAAGAGTTTATAAGGTTTACAAAGTTTATAAGGTTCATAAGGTTTATGGACCCCTGCGGGGCGCTTTGTCAACGGCAGCTTGAACTGCCGTTAAAACATTGTCCGAAGGACACCCGTGACTTTATGAACCTTATAAACTTTATGAACTTTATGAACTTTATGAACCCCAATCATTTGCCCCCGCAACCGGAATCTAAAATCCCCTCAGTTTTTTCCCCACGTACAATGGTCTTGACGCCGATTTCCCCCGATCGAAACCGAACCAGAATTCCTCCTTTTCCCCCGATAAATAATACACCCGCATCACACTCTCGTATTCCCCCATCACGTTCACCACATCCCCCGGAACATCTTTACTCCACGGTTTCAGCCGCTTACTCGGTTCCTTAGCAAAAGGAATCCCCGCAACAATCCACGCTACCGAAATATCAGTCAGAAACATCGGGTACCGTTCCTCGCAAAACTCGTACAGCAACGCCCCCCGTCGTTCCAAACTAAGCGGTTGCTCCAACAACTCCCGTTCCTCCATCCAACGTAGAAAATCCGATAGGAAACATTCATCATACCCGATCAACTTACGGGTCACCTCCTGCCATGCCAAAGCATTATAAAAACCATCCAGCAAACGAGACAACAACCGGGCTTGACGCAAATCCTCCACCGACATCGCTTTCGTCTGCAACACCTCGTACGGCACGTCCGGGGAATAAACAATTCCCAAAGCCTCTGCCTCCGCACGCATCGCTGTTCCGGGTAATAATTTCAACAACTCCAACTGGATCTCTCCCGTTCCGAAACCAGCCAATACCCGCACATCCTCGACCATCTGTTCCAAAGAATACAATGGTAACCCGGCAATCAAATCAGCGTGTACCACCAAATTAGATAATGACGCCAAATAACGCAGCCCATCCAAAGCCGCCTGTAAATCACCGATTCGCCGACAAGCCTGTAACACATTCTCCCGTAAACTCTGAATTCCCGCCTCCAGATGCAACAACCCGGCAGGCAACTCCCGCAACAACTCCTTCACCTCATCAGAAAGCAACGCCGGATGAATCTCCAAATGAAAACGCATCCCCGGAGCAAACTCCCTGAACAACTCCAGCAAACTGATCGCCCTCCGGGAAGACCCGTTAAAAGTACGATCCAACAACCGAATATCCCGAATACCATGATCCCGAATAACAGTCAGGCGTTCCCGAATACGCTCCACAGACAACACCCGCACGGGTTTCTCCGCCCCACTCACGCAAAAAGCACAAGTATTAAAACACCCCCTCGTCGTTTCCAACTGTACGAATGGCTTTGTCCAATCGAAAAAACGACTGCGTTCCGGAATCATCAATTGATCGAACTCCATCACCCTCGCTAATCCCCCATCATGATACACACCCTCCGCATCCAACCAACACAGCCCCACAACCTCATTCCACCGGGAAGGACAATCGTACACCCCTAGCCACTCGTGAAATCCTAACTCACCCTCTCCCCGAAACACGCAAGCCACGTGCCGATTCCGACGCAAATACTCCTCATTATCCCCCAACATCTCCGGTCCCCCGAATATAATGGTACATTCCGGTAACAACGCCTTCACCCGAGCCGTGATCTTCAACAACACCTCATGCGTGAACAACCACGCCGTCGCCGCCACCACATCGGGCCGGGCCGCCACGATCTCGGCCACCACACTCCCCACATTTGAATTGATCGTCGCTGAAACCTTCCTCCATTCCACATTCCCCTCCTTTCCTTCCACTTGAGCATGAATAGCCGGAAGAGCCAATGAAGAATGAGCATACGAAGAATTCAAATCCAACCAAAGAAGTAACATAACAATTTCAATTTTAGTGTTCGCCTCCGGCGAGTTACAAGTTCCTTTTCCCCTCTCCTTCCCAACCCCGCAAAGCTAACGCTTTTTCCATAAGAAAAAAAGTTCCAGAACAACACAAAAAAGTGGTAGTTATTTTCCAATCACTACCACTTCTATTTAAATAACTTGTAACCTGTAACCCGTTAACTTGTAACGGCAAAATCCTATTCTGCCTGTTTATGCAAATGCACATCCAACTGTGGGAACGGAATATTCAGATTCTCCTCGGCGAACGTCTTGTACACCTTCTCGTTCATATCAAAATAAACACCCCAGTAATCCCCGGCGTTCACCCAAGCACGAACCACGATATTCACCGAACTCTCTCCCAAAGAAGTCAAGGCAATAAAATAAGCCGGGTCCTTCAACACACGTCCATCCGCATCCAGTAAACGGGCAATCACGGCTTTCGCCTTCGTGTAATCATCCCCGTAAGCAATTCCGAACTCCCAATCCACACGGCGAGTAGCCTCCCGTGAATAGTTTTTCATCAACCCCGTTGACAAACCGCCATTCGGGATAATGATAATCTTATTATCGGGAGTCGCCAGAATCGTGTTAAATATCTGAATCTCCCTCACCGTACCACTCTGTCCCTGAGCCTCGATCGTATCTCCGACCTTAAACGGCTTGAACAACAAAATCATTACCCCTCCGGCGAAATTCTGTAACGTACCGCTCAATGCCATACCAATGGCAACACCGGCAGATGCAAACAAGGCTATAAACGAGCTGGTCTCGATACCCAACACTCCAATCACCACGATAATCAACAACAACGTTAACGTGATATTCACCAAACTCTTCACGAACGTAGACAAAGAAGCCTCCACATGACGTTTTTCCAATATCTTCGCCAACAACTTGTTCAATCGCCGGACAATCCAGCGTCCCACAAGGAACACCACGATAGCCAACAAAATCTTAGAACCGACCGATATTCCCAAATCGATCATCTTAGTTAAGAACACATCTAATGACACATTAGAAGGACTTGTCAATAATTCTTCCATACACCTAAATTTATATTAATGATTAACAACTTATATCCGCCTCCAACATCATACGACATTTCTCTTGAACATCCGGCAGGAAACGATCGAACAACTCCTGTAACCGATCCTGATTCCTCTCGAAAAAGACGATGGCCGCCTCCGGGTCAACTCCCAGATTCTTGTACTCCACCATGATTTCCAGCGAACGCTTAATCCCGGAAAGGGAAGCATAACGCACCAACCGATTTGTCAGGATAAAATGCCAAAGGAACCCTTTAAACCGTTCCGGCAAATGACGATAATTCAAGACTAACGCCCCATAAAAACCACAGGCAAACCACCTCAACGACCGCCCGGAATAACGTCGAAAATCCCTTGCCAATAAATGATCAAAATAAATATCCGTCAAAACGCCGGAATAACGTCCGAAATCACCTCGCAACATATCTATTGCCTCCCGAACCACGGGATGATGATCCGTGTAATCATCAATTTCCCGGTGTAACAGAATACCCTCCCGAAAACCCGACGGATAATTCTCGTAAGTCCGCCCCTTAACAGCATCCCCAACAAAGTTCCCGATCTGAACTTTCCGATTATTTCCCGAGAGGAATATATGTGCTAAATAATTCATTCCTTGGTTTACGTTTTTACCCTATAACAAGTTTCAAGTTTTTCGGACTTTTTTTAACACCGATCTAAAAACAAAAATAACAAAAAAGACGAACCCTTCTCCCGAATTCTCTATCTTTGTTGACATTATTGGTAACTAATTGAATATGAATAGAACATTTAAATTTAACACGTTATATATCGGGATTCTTTTACTGACCCTCGCCTTTTCGTCCTGTACCTCATCCAAACAACTCGCTATCCAAAAAAGTAAAACCGCACAGCTATCCCGTAAATTAGGATTCACGGTGAATCGGAAAGATGATCTACCCTTACTGGAAGAAGTCAGTCGATGGCTAGGAACTCCCTATCGGTATGGTGGAACCACTCGTACGGGTGCCGATTGTTCGGGATTCGTGGGAGCCGTGTATAAAAACGTTTACCACAAATCCCTACAACGCACAGTCGTTAATATCTACAACAAGGACTGCCAGCGCATCGGGAAACACCGTTTGAAACCGGGTGATCTTGTCTTTTTCAATTTCTCCAAGCGGAAGAAAAGAACCCTTAATCACATGGGAATCTACCTCAAAAACGGTTACTTCGCTCATGCCAGCACATCAAAAGGTGTCATGGTCAACCACCTAAGCGAAAATTACTATAAAAAAGGGTGGCGTAAATCCGGCAGGGTATGGTAGATTAAGTATAAATAAAGGGGGCGTGTCAACATTTTTTTATCCTCAAAAAACTCCTCCGTCACTTCGTGCCACCTCCTCTATAAACAGAGGAGGAGCTGGCGACTCTTCCCGAAGACAGGGAGTATTTCAGCTCTCCCTCTGTTTATAGAGGGAGTACCCCGAAGGGGGGAGGGAGTTTGAAAAATGACTTTTGACACTCCCCCCTTTCATATAATAAAACCTTCAATCAAACAAACAGATTCACGTTTGCATCCTCCGCCCGCTCCAGATAAGTCGCCACACCTCCAACATTCACCCCATCAATCAACTCCTCTTTCGTGATCCCCATCACATCCATGGACATCTGGCAAGCAATAAATTCAACTCCATTGTTCCGGGCCTGTTCAATCAAGCTCTCCAGCGAATCGATTTGTTTATTACGCATCACCTTCCGCATCATCCGAGTTCCCATCCCCATCATATTCATCTTCGACAAAGACAACTTACGACTTCCGGCAGGCATCATCATTCCGAACATCTTGCCCATCGTGTCTTTCTTCACGGCATCGGCACGCTCTTTCCTGATCACGTTCAACCCCCAAAAAGTGAAAAACATCGTCACCTTCCGTCCCGTCGATGCCGCCCCGTTCGCGATAACAAACGACGCCAACGCCTTATCCAGATCATCACTGAACACGATCAGCGTCTTGTTGTTCCCCGCCCCTTCCTTCACCACGGGACAAACTCCTGCCCCTTTCTCCAACACGGCCGTAATTATACCCTTTTCTTCCTTCACATCCACCAACTGATTGCCCGTCATTTTTGCCCATGATGCCACATCCTGGGAAAATCCCTGATCGGTCACT
The window above is part of the Butyricimonas paravirosa genome. Proteins encoded here:
- the mraZ gene encoding division/cell wall cluster transcriptional repressor MraZ, whose translation is MLSFIGDYTCKLDSKGRAVVPAVFRKEMQAAGEVSFVMRRNIFDECIDVYPKDEWLKLIAGLREKLSQFNREQVRFFREFFRGAQEVELDGNGRVLIPRKMLDSIGIEGDEIVMVGQDSKIEIWGKIKYEESTMNTDEFVLLTSQIGL
- a CDS encoding aminotransferase class IV, coding for MERFIETIKVLDGQFYNLEAHERRARVTAEAFFGKPLAWEVGRMVIPATMCSGLVKCRVVYDSEVREVSFQPYVMRRIRSLRLVNGDGVDYRYKSTDRSVFARLLEKRGECDDVLIVRDGWVTDTSFTNVVFEDAGGGLYTPETCLLEGTRRQSLLDEGRIQACPIRVEDIRYFRRVFLVNAMIGIEDEISVPVVNIVE
- a CDS encoding aminodeoxychorismate synthase component I codes for the protein MNMITANEVRACMNEAGARREPFLFGVDFELSEGFFVSDPLGQQEILFEAGGVTNSPVGEGMPGEVSEKVFSPNPVAFEVYREKFAVVREGLARGDSFLLNLTVATGLETDWTLEEIFHRAWSPYRLLVPGRFVCFSPEIFVRVDEGVISSYPMKGTIDASVPDAGRVILEDYKERSEHNTIVDLIRNDLNRVAERVDVRRFRYIDRLRVSRGEILQVSSEVTGRLTGDYYSRLGEVVFGMLPAGSISGAPKPSTLRIIARAEGERRGFYTGVFGYFDGKRLDSAVMIRYIEVRDGRYYFRSGGGITINSECRAEYEEVLAKVYLPFDK
- a CDS encoding lysophospholipid acyltransferase family protein; amino-acid sequence: MGYKKVVAAFYRGVLSARYRVRLEGAGLLAERRATLFLPNHQASVDPQIVCSQLLRYVDVSPLVTEGYFKIPLVAQVLHLMNAVRVPDLEKSRRGVEIVAGLNRVVIDALVAGHNVLLYPAGQLTNGGLERVGNKQGAWQVCHQLPEGTRVVGMRIRGLWGSMWSRAKTGRSPNFAWTYLKGIFYVLANLLFFVPRRDVTITFEDITDDAVRYAAEGRQPFNRFLESFYNAPGEEQPLFLKHFFYVRGRGY
- a CDS encoding MFS transporter, whose protein sequence is MAKRKNWFSLFFTNYLGVLNDNFLKTLACFICIAWVGKENESMVVTLASAALVIPYLLFSPLAGRLAKIYKKRKIVVWAKFAEMLIMVVAAAGFLTHSTGLVLSSILLMGLQSALFSPSKYGLIRDIGGEEGISYGSGAMEMFAFVGILTGTLMAAFLSESVTIPVLCVILFGVALFGWLSSLTIRANESEPMKESHETLNPVKFVKDMFVRALAFKGLNLVVVGLATFWFIGSMIQMVLIVYCRSDLGMNDSETGIVMSLAAVGIGAGCYLAGVLSRRDVELGLVPYGGITTGLTLLAIFVFDAHGVTFGVLVFLAAFFSGMFKVPLDAWIQANVKGRELGDMLAYSNLITFLFMLMASGCFGGMTMFFDTKYVFIFLAVLTFAITIILFSCVEEVRVRFKKFRLKN
- a CDS encoding anthranilate synthase component II, which produces MENSKIKNILVIDNHDSFVYNLVQILRENEHCQFDIVYNDQIDFSSLSRYDKILLSPGPGIPAEAGELLALIEHCKNTHDILGVCLGHQAIAESFGASLQQLPLPKHGHESPLTIVDPTDILYHGLTYPVQVGRYHSWIVNPHTLPSCLRISALDEEGHIMSFYHTTLPIRGVQYHPESIITRQGCQMINNWINEEKSL
- a CDS encoding B12-binding domain-containing radical SAM protein; protein product: MLLLWLDLNSSYAHSSLALPAIHAQVEGKEGNVEWRKVSATINSNVGSVVAEIVAARPDVVAATAWLFTHEVLLKITARVKALLPECTIIFGGPEMLGDNEEYLRRNRHVACVFRGEGELGFHEWLGVYDCPSRWNEVVGLCWLDAEGVYHDGGLARVMEFDQLMIPERSRFFDWTKPFVQLETTRGCFNTCAFCVSGAEKPVRVLSVERIRERLTVIRDHGIRDIRLLDRTFNGSSRRAISLLELFREFAPGMRFHLEIHPALLSDEVKELLRELPAGLLHLEAGIQSLRENVLQACRRIGDLQAALDGLRYLASLSNLVVHADLIAGLPLYSLEQMVEDVRVLAGFGTGEIQLELLKLLPGTAMRAEAEALGIVYSPDVPYEVLQTKAMSVEDLRQARLLSRLLDGFYNALAWQEVTRKLIGYDECFLSDFLRWMEERELLEQPLSLERRGALLYEFCEERYPMFLTDISVAWIVAGIPFAKEPSKRLKPWSKDVPGDVVNVMGEYESVMRVYYLSGEKEEFWFGFDRGKSASRPLYVGKKLRGF
- a CDS encoding mechanosensitive ion channel family protein → MEELLTSPSNVSLDVFLTKMIDLGISVGSKILLAIVVFLVGRWIVRRLNKLLAKILEKRHVEASLSTFVKSLVNITLTLLLIIVVIGVLGIETSSFIALFASAGVAIGMALSGTLQNFAGGVMILLFKPFKVGDTIEAQGQSGTVREIQIFNTILATPDNKIIIIPNGGLSTGLMKNYSREATRRVDWEFGIAYGDDYTKAKAVIARLLDADGRVLKDPAYFIALTSLGESSVNIVVRAWVNAGDYWGVYFDMNEKVYKTFAEENLNIPFPQLDVHLHKQAE
- a CDS encoding ACP phosphodiesterase — translated: MNYLAHIFLSGNNRKVQIGNFVGDAVKGRTYENYPSGFREGILLHREIDDYTDHHPVVREAIDMLRGDFGRYSGVLTDIYFDHLLARDFRRYSGRSLRWFACGFYGALVLNYRHLPERFKGFLWHFILTNRLVRYASLSGIKRSLEIMVEYKNLGVDPEAAIVFFERNQDRLQELFDRFLPDVQEKCRMMLEADISC
- a CDS encoding C40 family peptidase, translating into MNRTFKFNTLYIGILLLTLAFSSCTSSKQLAIQKSKTAQLSRKLGFTVNRKDDLPLLEEVSRWLGTPYRYGGTTRTGADCSGFVGAVYKNVYHKSLQRTVVNIYNKDCQRIGKHRLKPGDLVFFNFSKRKKRTLNHMGIYLKNGYFAHASTSKGVMVNHLSENYYKKGWRKSGRVW